The Vibrio coralliilyticus genome segment GCTCCGTCACGGTAAGCGAAAGCTGCCGAAGCACTTCTCGCATTGTTTCTTCCAGCAAACCTTGTTTGCCGCCAAAGTAGTGATTGATGATTCCAGTCGAGACTCCCGCTTCCTTACTGATCAACGAAATACTCGCTGCGTGCAACCCAACTCTATCAATCACCGCCATTGTGGCTTGAACGAGCTGAGGCCTTCTGACTTCTGGCATCCCTACCTTAGGCATGACTCTTTCCTTTTTTAATTGAACGTTCAATTAAATATAAAATGCCAGAAAATTAGTTAGCACTCAAACTATTTTTTTAATTATCCGACAAATACCACTTAGCTTTCACAGAAATAGTGATGATGATTTCTTCAGTCTATTCCCCCAAGTCGAAGTTATTTTCGTTGTTATCGCCAGGTAAATGGAAACAAAAACACAAAACAAAAACAATTTAAATCAATATCTTAATGTGAATTTAACAAATAAAGCAAAATACAGAAATGAATTTACACCCTCACAAGCTTAGACACTTAACTCGATATCGATGTATTTGAGGAAAATCTTTCATTAGAGTTCTAATCAAGTAAATTCATTAGATCTATAAAAATCAAAACGCTCAATTAATGAGCGAGAACAAAAATCTCATTATCCCTTTTCATAACAAGGCGATGTACCTAAGGAAATCGGGAAGCATGAGGTTGCTCTTACTGGCTACATACGCTTCTCATCAACAACCATTCTGGTACATAAGAGAACCGTTCAATCAACTCCAACTTTAATGTGAAGGAAAATATGAACGCTCGATTGCCTAAGTTCATTGAAAAGTCAGATAATTCCTAAGAAAAAAAACATCTCGAACTTGTATCCTTTGGCCTAGATACTCAAGTAATGACTGGAGAAAGGATGCATCAATATGCACTTATAACTGGAGGAAGTAGAGGCATTGGGAAAAGCATAGCGGAATACTTCGCAAAGCAACATTTCTCTCTTATTCTTGTCGCGAACAATCCAGATAATCTAAGTAAAGCGAAAAGCGACATTCTGTCACGGTATCCTTACTGTGAGATTGAAACTGTCTCGGTTGATTTTCGTAATCCATCGGACATTCAGCAATCCATAAAGTCACTATTATCTCGCTATGAAAAAATTGATGTGATGGTCAATTGTGCTGGAATATTGAAATCAGGGAATACTCAAGTTTCATTAAATGATCTCACTGAACTCATAAATACCAACATTATCTCTAATATTTTGATCTGTAATATGGTGGTTGAAAAGATGAAGGTTCAAGGATTTGGTGAGGTGTACAACCTTGGTTCTACTGCAGGTTTAGAACCAGTATCTAAAATTGCTATTTACTCCGCGACTAAAGCCGCCATAGTGAGTTACAGCCGCTCCCTATATGATGAGTGCCTACCATTTCGTATCAAGGTCTGTTGTCTGTGTCCAAGCGTCGTGGACACTGACATGACCAATGATGGACGTATCAAAAACGATTTAAAAATATCACCCGAGGATCTACATCAAGCCGTTAGCTTTATCAGAAAGCTCTCTCCGGGCGCGGCAATGCAAATGCTTTCTATTCGATGCACAATTATTGACTTGGAAAACTCACTGACAACCTATCGTGAATAGCCGTCGACCATGAGCTTTCAATCAATTAATAAGCTCGTCAGGGTACTCACACAAATTTCACTTTTCAGCCCTGCTATTTAGTCCGTCCAAGATGTAGATTTCGGGCTCAAAAAGTGAAAGACGCGGATTCATCCGCGTCTATTCATTGCATTCAGCCTATCTTGTTTATTTCTTTGCTATTTGCGGTTTGAACGTTTTCGCTATCCGGTTCCAGCTATTAATGGCGTTGATCGCTACAACTAAATCGACTACCGCTTTATCACCCAAAATTTCCACTGCTTGGCTGTATTTGTCGTCTTCCAATGATTGCCCTAGGGTCAGAACTTCTGCCATATCAAGTGCTATCGATTCGACATGATCGTAAAAAGGCATTTCACGCCATGCACTAAGGCCGATCAATCGTTCCACACTTTCTCCTTGGTCAAGCGCATCTTTACTATGCAAATTCACACAGTACGCACATTGATTCATCTGAGACACTCTAAGCTTAATCAACTCCCATAAATGAACTGTAAGAGTTTCAGATGTTTTAAATTGCTCACGTAAATACTCTTCTTGTCCAATCAGAATTTTCATCGCTTCCGGAGCTGTGGTGTAATAATTCATACGTGATTTCATACTCTTATATTTCCTCTAAAATCAAAACTGAGTACATTGCCGTTGTGTGTTTTAGGTTCACACCCTACATGGCATCGAGTTAATAAATGACAACCAACCATCAATAATCTTTGAAGAGAAACAATAAAAAAAGCCTCACACAAAACAATGAATGAGGCTCAAACTAACCTTAGTTAATCACATTAAGGGTTACAGGGAAGACCCAGAATGCAGAGCTAATTTATCGATATGTCTCACTTACAACAATCAGACGACTCTTAAAAAAACATAACTCAGAGATATACGACGATACTACTAGAAAGTATCAATGTCTTAGTCAGCAACTACCATCAAGTCGCGACAAACATCTCTCTTGATATTTCAGTCCTTTCTAAATGGTCTTTTAATTGTTTTTGCAGTAAATCAATTTGTTCTTGTACGGTTTCGCGGTTTGTAGCAGTCCCTTCAATGGTGAAGAACTTAATATCTTTTAACCCTATTGTAGCCATAATTTCTGTCAGGTACGGAGTAAAGAAATCTGGCTGATAAGCATTTTTCCCAGAAAACCTTCCGCCCGCAGACACAAGAACATAAATAGGTTTATCGATTAGCAAACCACGCTTGCCAGTGTCTGTAATCTCAAATGTCCTTCCAGCCCTCACCACATGGTCCACCCAGCATTTAAGACTGGAAGGTAAAGTAAAGTTGTGCATTGGTGATGCAATAATAATGAGATCAGCTTTATTTAGCTGGGCAATTAATTGATTCGACAATGATAAACTACCGCTTGATTCATCGTACATGAGGTCAGGCGTACTCAGTGCCTTAGCATAATCAGCATCAAGATGAGGCAAGGTTGCTGTATCGACTTCAACCACTTCAACGTCTACCTTCTCAGACATCTGCTGAATAATAAGTTGCGCCAATTGATACGTACATGCTTGAAGCTTTCTAGGACTACTGTTAACTAGCAGGATATTCATATATTTCTCCCAAAAAACAGGGTAATTGCTGCTGCTTTACTTAGTATGTTATAAGAGGCAATGGTTCAGTTTAAGAACCATAAGTTATCTTTTTTTATGGTCCATATAGTAATGAAAAAACCAAAACAATTTGCATATAAGCGTGTGTATCGGCGTATTCTCGACGCGATTTTACAACAGATACTAAAACCGGGTGAGAAAGTACCTTCGGCTCGCGCACTTGCGAAAGAAATGGGAGTTTCACGAGGGACAATCGAAGAAGGCTATGCATTACTTAAAGCGGAAGGTTACCTCGAGGCGAAAGGGCAGGCTGGCACTGTCGTCAGTCATCAACTATTGACCCCAGCTAAAGGGAATCCATCAACTCCACCTTCTCAGCTCAATTTAGAGAACGATCACTCTGATATTTTACCGTTTCACCTAGGCATTCCCGCTTTAGATGCCTTTCCTATCAACACTTGGTCAAGAATTTCGGCGCGATGTGCGAGGAACACACACAAAAGCAGCCTTGCCTATCCTCCAACCTGCGGGCTGCCGGATTTAAGAGGCGCAATAAGCCAATATCTGCAGTTATACCGAGGTGTTGAGTGCCACCCGGCACAGGTTTTTATTACATCAGGTTATGTCAATTCAATTCGCTGGATCACTAACGTACTGCTCAAAACACACTCTTATATTGGCATTGAAGACCCCGGTTACCCGCTAACTCGTCAGGTACTGGTAAGCAGTGGATTTCACCCTGAACCGATTCCTGTTGACGAGGAAGGACTAGCTCTTCCAGTCAACAGTAAAGTGAAAGCACTCATTGTCACACCAGCGCATCAAAGCCCGACCTGTGTATCACTTTCACTACAAAGACGACAGATGCTATTAAACTGGGCGGTGAGCAATCAAAGCTGGATTATAGAGGATGACTATGACGGAGAGTACCGCCATACAGGGCAGCCCCTACCCGCTTTAAAAAGTTTAGATACTCATGACAGAGTGATTTATTCGGGTACTTTCAGTAAAGTTCTCTTCCCAAGCTTGAGAGTGGCATACATAGTAGTTCCACCAAGTCAGGTCTCTCAATTTGAACAATATGCAGAGTTATTCGCTGGAAACGTCCCAACTTTTACACAAAACTGTATTCTTACCTTCATGCAAGAAGGTCACTTTCCTCGCCATATTCAACGGATGAGAAAGCTATATCGCGAACGGCGAGAATTAACATCTGAGCTGTTCACCAAAATCCTAGGCCACAAGCTATCTATTGAGCCCCAACCGGGGGGAATGCATATGATAGCAAGGTTAAATGACCCTAAGTGTGATGATCTAGCGCTCTCTCGCCAGATGATGCAAGCCGGGTTATTTGCTCAAGCGCTGTCACAGTGCTCTTCAAAGCCAACGCACCCAAGCCTAATTCTTGGTTTTACCAACATTCGAACAGCTGAAGAGTGCCACGGTTTAATTGGCAGGTTAGGTCAATTCCTATAAGCCAACAATCATAATTCACTCTTGAGCACAATCTGCTGTGTCAAATCTGCTCACGTATCTCTTCATTCGGGGTACGACAGAAGGCCAAGACTTAAACCTTCGGACGAAAAATATAAGATTTATCTGATAGTTATAATGCAAGTGTTCCTTTTACTATCTAGTCGACTCTCTGCCGTGAACTACCCATTGTGTCGCAACTTATAGGAATACATGCATGTTCAAGATTCAAAGATTGAGCACTTTAAGTGCTCATCACTTCATCTGTACACTACTC includes the following:
- a CDS encoding SDR family NAD(P)-dependent oxidoreductase; translated protein: MHQYALITGGSRGIGKSIAEYFAKQHFSLILVANNPDNLSKAKSDILSRYPYCEIETVSVDFRNPSDIQQSIKSLLSRYEKIDVMVNCAGILKSGNTQVSLNDLTELINTNIISNILICNMVVEKMKVQGFGEVYNLGSTAGLEPVSKIAIYSATKAAIVSYSRSLYDECLPFRIKVCCLCPSVVDTDMTNDGRIKNDLKISPEDLHQAVSFIRKLSPGAAMQMLSIRCTIIDLENSLTTYRE
- a CDS encoding carboxymuconolactone decarboxylase family protein, which translates into the protein MKSRMNYYTTAPEAMKILIGQEEYLREQFKTSETLTVHLWELIKLRVSQMNQCAYCVNLHSKDALDQGESVERLIGLSAWREMPFYDHVESIALDMAEVLTLGQSLEDDKYSQAVEILGDKAVVDLVVAINAINSWNRIAKTFKPQIAKK
- a CDS encoding FMN-dependent NADH-azoreductase, with protein sequence MNILLVNSSPRKLQACTYQLAQLIIQQMSEKVDVEVVEVDTATLPHLDADYAKALSTPDLMYDESSGSLSLSNQLIAQLNKADLIIIASPMHNFTLPSSLKCWVDHVVRAGRTFEITDTGKRGLLIDKPIYVLVSAGGRFSGKNAYQPDFFTPYLTEIMATIGLKDIKFFTIEGTATNRETVQEQIDLLQKQLKDHLERTEISREMFVAT
- the pdxR gene encoding MocR-like pyridoxine biosynthesis transcription factor PdxR — protein: MKKPKQFAYKRVYRRILDAILQQILKPGEKVPSARALAKEMGVSRGTIEEGYALLKAEGYLEAKGQAGTVVSHQLLTPAKGNPSTPPSQLNLENDHSDILPFHLGIPALDAFPINTWSRISARCARNTHKSSLAYPPTCGLPDLRGAISQYLQLYRGVECHPAQVFITSGYVNSIRWITNVLLKTHSYIGIEDPGYPLTRQVLVSSGFHPEPIPVDEEGLALPVNSKVKALIVTPAHQSPTCVSLSLQRRQMLLNWAVSNQSWIIEDDYDGEYRHTGQPLPALKSLDTHDRVIYSGTFSKVLFPSLRVAYIVVPPSQVSQFEQYAELFAGNVPTFTQNCILTFMQEGHFPRHIQRMRKLYRERRELTSELFTKILGHKLSIEPQPGGMHMIARLNDPKCDDLALSRQMMQAGLFAQALSQCSSKPTHPSLILGFTNIRTAEECHGLIGRLGQFL